From the Neochlamydia sp. AcF84 genome, the window TTGTATTAGAATCTTTAAATATTTTAATTGCAAATTTTTTCTTATCAGGATCCATCAAAGCATTTATATAAGCTAATGAAGTAACTTCCGTTTTTTTTAGAATTTTTAAAGCAAGCAATTTCCTTTGTTCTTGACGATTTGAAAATTCGGTTGTAACTTTTTTTACTTTTTCTAAGAACAAATTTTCTAAAGAATTTTTCTCATAAGAAGAAGGAAGTTTTAAACTTTTACTCAAGTTTAAAAATTTATCTCTAGAAGCTTGCACTTTTTCTTTAGAAAAATTCTTCAAATTTTCGTTAATACTAGCCCACGCAATTACAGAGTTTTTGGCGTGATTTAAATAATCGATTCCAAACTTTTCTACATTATCTAAAAAAAGCTTTTTTAGTTCTTTTATACGTGCCTTAACCACCTTTTGAATCTCTTGTGGTAACCTACTTTTTAAAGCAGCTGAGGAATTACTTTTTACTTCTTTCAATCCCTTTAATAAATCATCTTTTATGCTAGATAGTGAAACACTAAATTTTTCTTCTAAATCTTTAGCTTTATTCAAAAGATCTGCTTTACTAAGTTTTGATGTTTCACTGATGTTTTTTATATCTTCTACATTTTTGTGAAAGACCTCTTGTAACTCTAGAATATAACTTTCAAGAAACGATTCTAATTTTTTTGCAGCGTTTAAAAATTCATTATCTAAAGACTTATTGCACGCTAAAAACTCAGATTCCGCTTTTGCAGAAGGCGGATGCGCCTTTTCGAAGACAAATTCCCGCTGCTCGCCTTTTGAGTGATCTTCTCCGCTTGTTTTAGCATGCTGATAGCCAGGGTAACGTTTCGTCCCAAACAAACGCTTTCTTATAAGACGATAACCTGCCGAGGTGGCACCCAAGACGATAGGATTTTCTGTTTGCCGTTTTTTCCAATAATTTCTGCTTTTTTCTTGCATTAAAGCTATATGTACTCGATCGCCAGACAACTGTAGCTGAGCACAAGAAAGAAAAAACTGAGGAATCGCTGCTTTAAAGATATCTTGGCTAACGCCTGTTCCAGTAAAGGGACAATTCCAATGAATACGTTTAAATCTTTTTTCTCTAAAATGATTATGAAGGAGTTGTCCATCAATGCCAAACAATACTGTCACTCCTCGTTCTCTGAGATGGGAAACTCTCTGCATGACTTCTTCTTTCTTTTCAGAAGGGACAGCCAGCTCTGTAGCAACAATGGAGGAAGCTAAAAGGGAGTGAGTCTCCTCATGTTTCTTGATAAAAGCCTCAGTAAAAGTAAAAGTTCCTTCTCCTATAAATAACCTCTTTTTACAGGTCTTAGTTTTCCAGGTGGAAACTTCTTGATCTAAATGAATATCTTTTACCTTTTCATTATTTTGACCGTATAATGTATCAAGAAGAACCTGCCTATAAAGCTTTTTATTTAGAGATTTTTTAAGATGAAGAAGAGAAATAAGGCTATGGGCATTACTGCTTGGTTTTATTTTTTTAGCTTTCTCATAATAACGGCGTGCTTTATAAAAATTTGCCTGTTTAAAAGCTGCTTCTAAGCTAGATATATAGGTATTATATTTCGATTCATTATCGGATAGAGGAGAGTTATCTTTCAATTGAGGCTGCATAATTATAATAGAGTCGTAAGATTTAATGGCTATGGCACCATTGGGTAATTCTGTTAGACTTTTAATTTGAGGATTTTCATTAGAAAAAGTATGAGTAAAGGCAATTTTCCCTTCTATGTCTACTAAATGTATTCCTGAAGGGGTAGTATGCGTGCCATACATTATAGAGCCATTTGAAAGTGTTATCATAGCATTGACACCCCAAGAGCCAGCTTCAGGAGCATTCATAGGCTCTTTTTCAAGGCCCTCTCTATAATAGAAGTTTATTAGTGCATTTCTTCCCACAGATGAGCCAACAGCAATCGTCTGGTCATCTAAACAAACATAAGGGTAATTACGTAAACAATCAATCCATAGCTGGTCATTTTTCCATGTTTGTTCAGTGTGAGTTTCTATATCATACATTGTAAGCAGCTCTTTATTATCTTTATGTAAAAGTAAAACTTTTGTCTTAGAAGCTAAGCGGATAGCAAAAATTTTCTCTTTCTTATCCCGGGTGGGTATGTCAATAAATTTTCTTTGTGTTTGATCGAATTGCTCCCAGCAAATACTATCCTTGGTTTTATCTAAAATAATAAGGGAGCCATCGCCTAAAGCTAGAATCTGTGTCTGCCGATCCACTTCGCCTACTTCGCCTGTAAGAAAATTAAGCTTTTTTATCTCTATCTCCCTTCTTTCGTTTTCCGAAATTTTTTCGTATTTTATAAGCGCCCAGGCATCATGAAAATAAAGAATGTCAGTAATAGACTGCTGAATCCCTGTATTAATGATTTTTCCTGCCACATGCAGTTGACCTTTTTCATCACCCATAATCAGTGAGCCATCGCTTCTTTCTGCTAAAGCTGTAATGCCCGCAGCATTTTTTACTTCAATGACTTCATAAGTATCCGTTGCCCAATCCCATGTTGTAACAGTATCGCCAATTGCATAGCTGATTTTCCCGTCTGCTCGACAAATAGAGATGGCGTCAGGAGGCAATCTTAGCATCGCTTTACGTTTCCAAGCCTCAATCTCAGGAGAGGACGGCTCAAGGGTTACTGCATGTGTTTCTGCTTGATATGTAGGTTGTACAAAGAAACCTTGTAATAATCGTTTTACTTTAGCAGCGGAGGATAAATAAGCTAATGCCTCGGTCCTGACTTTTGGCGATATGCTTACAGGAAAAAAACCTACTTGGTTAGGAACTTCGGCATAAATTTTTTCACTCCCGGTTTTTTCAAAAAAATTAAAAGTACCATCTAGGGTCGTATGAGTAGCTATAGGATTAAATGAAAATGACAACATATTGCTTCCTTGGATCAAAAAATAAGTTAACTCAATGTTTAAAAAATAAATATATAACTGAATTTTAATATCCAACGCAATTGAAAATAAAAATTTACTTTCATACGGGCTATTTTACTACTTTCCTTTAGCTATTCTTTTTCCTATCCCCCTCACTTAAAGCAAAAAAATAACCTGAAGGCGAAATAGTCCTGCTGAATAGCTTTCAGGAAGTTTTTTAGACATTAAGCTACAAGGCTATTCTTTAAAATGGCTGATGGCAGCTAGCGTAAGTTAAAGTACTTAAACCAAGCAAAATTGTGAAGAAAGTTAGCAAAAGCATGTGAGCCTTACTCTTTTCCATTTTAAAGATTCACCACAAACTTCTTTTCGCGCGTCTACCTACCTCATCTGCTCACTTCTTGCAAAAAAGCTCCACATAGCTTCTCAAAAAAAGCATTTCCATTTTTTTGTACTCTACAATTTTACCCCAATCGTAATCAACGTTTCACCTGAGCCCTATACAATCATTTTTTATTGTAAAAAAGGAAAAGGTGAAAGAGGGAAAACTTGAGGATTTACCAGAGGCACAACAACTAATTCCAAAATCATTTTTATCTAAAAAACCTAAAAAGGATGTAAAGATTATCTACATGCGGCTTGTAGAAAATTCTGCCCCTAACAGTTTTTGAATGCTTTGTTACAGGCTCACCTAGGTAGGATGTTGCCTACCCAACAATAATGCGATTTTAGTTCAAGGGTTTATCAAGGTTAGCCAGAAGCCAAGAAGATGACTAGCTAGATAAAATGCTACAATGCAAGCCTTGCTTTAGCTTGCTGGAATGTTAAATTGGCAACATTTACCAATGGCGGTTCTTTTAGTAGGGAAAAAGAAGCAACTAATGATCGAACATAAATTAAAGGAAAAGGAATAAGCAGCGCCTATTGGTAGAGGCAAAGGGCTTGCTATATTTTTCAAGCATCTAGCTGCCGTGGAGACCTAGCCTCGAATAGTTGAACTTTTAATTAACCCAGCTTACCATTCATCCATAAGGTAAAAATTTATTAAATTTATCCCTTTTTTACCAACAATAGGATAGTAAGTTGAACGGGCGATATTTTGGCTTCAAAGGAAAGGAG encodes:
- a CDS encoding Rossmann-like fold-containing protein; the protein is MLSFSFNPIATHTTLDGTFNFFEKTGSEKIYAEVPNQVGFFPVSISPKVRTEALAYLSSAAKVKRLLQGFFVQPTYQAETHAVTLEPSSPEIEAWKRKAMLRLPPDAISICRADGKISYAIGDTVTTWDWATDTYEVIEVKNAAGITALAERSDGSLIMGDEKGQLHVAGKIINTGIQQSITDILYFHDAWALIKYEKISENERREIEIKKLNFLTGEVGEVDRQTQILALGDGSLIILDKTKDSICWEQFDQTQRKFIDIPTRDKKEKIFAIRLASKTKVLLLHKDNKELLTMYDIETHTEQTWKNDQLWIDCLRNYPYVCLDDQTIAVGSSVGRNALINFYYREGLEKEPMNAPEAGSWGVNAMITLSNGSIMYGTHTTPSGIHLVDIEGKIAFTHTFSNENPQIKSLTELPNGAIAIKSYDSIIIMQPQLKDNSPLSDNESKYNTYISSLEAAFKQANFYKARRYYEKAKKIKPSSNAHSLISLLHLKKSLNKKLYRQVLLDTLYGQNNEKVKDIHLDQEVSTWKTKTCKKRLFIGEGTFTFTEAFIKKHEETHSLLASSIVATELAVPSEKKEEVMQRVSHLRERGVTVLFGIDGQLLHNHFREKRFKRIHWNCPFTGTGVSQDIFKAAIPQFFLSCAQLQLSGDRVHIALMQEKSRNYWKKRQTENPIVLGATSAGYRLIRKRLFGTKRYPGYQHAKTSGEDHSKGEQREFVFEKAHPPSAKAESEFLACNKSLDNEFLNAAKKLESFLESYILELQEVFHKNVEDIKNISETSKLSKADLLNKAKDLEEKFSVSLSSIKDDLLKGLKEVKSNSSAALKSRLPQEIQKVVKARIKELKKLFLDNVEKFGIDYLNHAKNSVIAWASINENLKNFSKEKVQASRDKFLNLSKSLKLPSSYEKNSLENLFLEKVKKVTTEFSNRQEQRKLLALKILKKTEVTSLAYINALMDPDKKKFAIKIFKDSNTRNRQLGQPDKLNFTSQDCYYECSSDEDSSDCYDSD